In Colias croceus chromosome 8, ilColCroc2.1, the genomic window TAGGAACTAAAACATTTGTGACACACATAAAGTTTGTGTTCCATTCATAACGATTTTTTGTACTTAGTGCACCTATTTTTAGTCTGCCTTTGCTTTACGGAGGGACATATAGCACATATGTTTCTTTATTGTGCTGTGGAGAGTCATCAGCAGCATTACTTTGCTCAGTCTCACTTATAACACTCACATTACTTCTTCCTgacatgtttaaaatttatgtgattGAGTCCCGCAGAGTATCAGTAATGTCATCAGTAATTATACCTGAAAGACATCGAAGAGGATctaaaatatcttgaaaaagCGTACAGGCCTACGTCTTAAATATCTATGTTCCTTGAAGGTCTTCTGCTTTGTGATCTTGACTGTTGTGATGACCATATATGTTTATCTTTCCCAAGAAGAATGGGACGCGATGGTCTTATAATCAAATCGCTAGGGTCAGCTGAAGTGCTAGGTGTCGCGTCTTCAATGGAACGTTGCGAAGATGTATTACTACTTGCCTCATAATCTTGATCTGGAAATTGCTCTTCATTAACAATAGAAACTTCATCATCATCCTCCATTTCATGCACTGGATCAGCCTCAATGTGGTCTTCAGGCTCTCTCGCAGATGAATTTTCCTCATCGCTTTTGATttctaataataacaaatgaatctcatctaaaaaataaaataataggcaccattataaaagaaaataacgtaattttaacttaactaAATAGTACAAAAAGTCACGTTACTACTAACCTTCGTCGATGTGACGAGCCATGGTTTCTGGAACAGCACGTGTGGGCCTTCCACGCAAAAAGCACTACTGTCCATCGCAAGCCCAACGGGTCGGTTGAGATTAGCTGAAATTAGAAAACCATACGGTCGCGCGCGTAAAAGTTATCGCGATTTTTTTGGTGACGCGTCGTCGAATCGACGAAGGTTAGTAATCTAgggttaatatttaaaaatatatccattTGTATAgcataaaataagaaatttaattattacctaataGTGTAACTAAACCTAATCTAATAAGTACTAGCAGCATTCGTAAATAACCAATAACGTGGTTATTATTTGCGTAACGGTATTGGTCAATGGTCATGCATGCTGGTGTTCCGCGCGAACTTCACATCATTCGCAACTAAAAACCGTTACATTCAATTCAATTCGATTTTTGTTAATGGGTGATTCATTTATAAACCAAAATAGTTATTAGTTATACATGGtgtaattcaattaattattgatatcaatatattttgcatgttGGTTTGGGAAAATATGTAGAAGTTAGGAATTATGAATAAACGaattaatgaatgaatttGGTAAAATGGGTGAATTGCAGAAAATGAAACCAGAAGGGGtaaaataatatgcaaatGCTATTTGGGAAAAGAACATTAtgacaaatatataaatttctactttctttaatgttttaaataatgttatttattacgatcaaatattttataattggtCTCTCAAACTTCTGAACGAATTTAGCCACAGGAAAAATCTCAATGAAATATTGGTTGAATTTTTCCATGTGCGCATTCAAAATGCATTGCTTTAAATTTAGTATTGTTACTATAATTTTaaggtttattatttattgcatgtTTTTGTTGCATGGCTGGCCGGACTAGCTTTTTCGATTATAACCCGAATGCTATGAGGTGAGTGACAgttataatttcaaattttataatattaagtaggtatctaaTTGTAAGAGAAAAAATGCAGGATGttcattatgttttaaaaatatttttttaaccgatAATATGATATTGGATTATCTTAATGAGTTTCTTTAAACTGTCCCTTTGTCCCTATTCATTAATTAGGAACTTAGCTTTGTCATTTTTTTCGATTAAATTGAAGTTGTTAATGAACAACCACTGTTTCCCACTACTGCCTGACTGTTACACTAATACCATTTACAATTGCAGTGCACTAGACCTTTGGCGTACACGCATCGACGCGAAACACAACTACTGGAGTTACAACGAGAGTCTAGCTGTCGCGGGACGAATACGGGACCAGTCTGACAATCCTTTACTACTAGAAGTGGACTATAGACCGTATTATATGAATAACTTGACGGTACTGGGAGGGGGTAAGTGCCCTCCCGGGTGGGACGCGGTCGCTGGCACGTGTTATATGTATGTGGGAGCGCCGATGACGTATGAAGAGGCTAGACTGTTTTGTTTGGTGAGTGTATTTTTATCTGTACCCTTGTAAAACTATCATTTGTTGTTAATAGACTCacatcatattaaaaaattgtctGAAGCAAAACTCTGCCAATGCATCTTTTAGGCAGAGTTGTCTAATGAGCGTATTGAATAGATTTATAATCAAACCTACAGAACAGACAgacatataaaacataattgttATCCTTCTCCCTAATCAAGACCacataacttatttttatttaatactaggcCGCGAGCGAAgctccacccgcagcttcgctcgcgcagtcaaaggaaaatccgcatagttcccgttcccgtgggatttccgggattgcgtcattttcccgtggtaaaaaatagcctatatcctttctcgggtattaaaatatctccatacaaaatttcatgaaaattggttcagtagtttaggcgtgattgagtatcagacagacagacagagttactttcgcatttataatattagtatggatttataatGTACATTGTACGTATACACGAGCCTTAGAAAATAAACCCGTGTAATTACTGATTACTCCTCCTATACCAGAGTGAATAAAGCCAATGCATTGTAAAATGACAAGGTTTACCAATTCTCCttcttcatttaattatttcgcTTCACAGTCAGACAACGCCTCCATGCCATACGTATCAGGCAACTACGAGGCGCTATACGAGTTCATCCAACGTCAGAACCAATGGTTCCAATATGGCGACCGAGTGTGGGTCAACCACATTGACTATGTGACTCAATGCACGTCATTCGCCTTTTCCAGTGTGGAGATTAGTGATTGCAACCAGAAGAACGCGTTTATTTGTGAGATTGGtgagttttttatttattttttactgaaaaaaaattgtgggtacatttgaaaaaaaaaaacatgttaaaaatacattaatttttattatttttaacgaataCATAAATTGTTAGTTGAATAAACCAGGATTGCATACTCTGATACTGTGATACTGTTTAAATTGAGTTGGACATTGGACTTTACAGCATACTTTACTCCAAATCCAATCTTAATTCTTACTCAATacttaatttgtaaattttattctagATCCAAAAATAACCATCGACCCGCTATCCTGGCAAGGCGATACTTTAGCCGTGGCCTTCATCGGAGTGCTAGTGGCCGCAGTACTGCTCGTCATAATGGCGCTTATCTGCTGGTATTCTAAGTCTAAACACAggtatataaaagaaaaataataaaatttgcaaaaaaGAGCACctaagcaatttgaattttgtgttttataaatCACAACACGCTTAATCATTAACTTCATGCTATAAATTACTAACGCTTATTTATTACAGACATCTGCAACGTCTAGAACGTCGCAATTCAATCCGACAGTCTCTGCATTCGGTGCGATCTATCGGAAGTATTAATGGGAGTTTCCCCGATAATACTTATAGAAGAAAACTTGCACAGATggtaagttattattatttgtgtataTTAGAAAACAGTATGCAGTATTATGTTACTTAGgggtattaaaaattaacgttTGCCGATTCTttgcacacaaaatttcataaaatctgTGCAGCCGTTTCGGAAGAGTGTAGCATAAAAACTGCGACATGACATGTTATATATCCGATTAATATTCTTTTTCAGAGTACTCGTTCTACAGATACGCTCACAAAGGGCTCCGACTATAAGAAGATGCTTGCTTCCACCACATCTATGGAATCTATGGAGAAAAGCCAATTTAACTCATCCCTTGAAGATACACAAAGCTTTGATATTTACGAAGCGCATAATcccaataatataatacagttGAAACATAGCACGTTTAATAAAAAGCCGGCGTCTCCTGAATACAGTGTACCTCAAAATGTCAATAACAATAGGCCATACAACTTGGCCTATAGGAATGAAGGTT contains:
- the LOC123693550 gene encoding uncharacterized protein LOC123693550, whose product is MARHIDEDEIHLLLLEIKSDEENSSAREPEDHIEADPVHEMEDDDEVSIVNEEQFPDQDYEASSNTSSQRSIEDATPSTSADPSDLIIRPSRPILLGKDKHIWSSQQSRSQSRRPSRNIDI